GTTGGACATGTTTCAGACATGGAATGTTACAATACTATTccattattttgtagaaaaattTTGTTCTGGTGAAAGAACACTTAAAACTTTCAAGTTTAGGGAAAAGCGTAAGGGGCTTTTATGTTCTTAGAATGTTAAAGTTAGTTGAAAGGTATATGGGTTCACAAtgacaaaagaaaaattaaaagaaaagaaaatggaaaagaGATATTAAAACATATTTCTTTTAGCTGGCTCAATTTTTATGTGGAGGGTTATCATGGCTTCAAATCACGTttatgtttttgatgtgattaaattatatgatttaTATAGTTGATTGTAGAACTATTTagatgaatttttcttttcttttctttttttcttttaaatctaATATTGATTTAACTATACCATTATAAGTATATGCTCTGCTTCGTGTTTTCTCAGCTTTTTGTGTCTTACTTTCACATTCTAATCTTCATCTTTGCTACTTGGGTCTTTTGTATATTTAATGCTACTGTGCATTGGCAACTTTTAGATTTATATGCACACATGCAAAAAATGTATGTACCTCATCTTAGGCTTCTGTGTATCAGTTATCTTCGGAAATATGTGGAACGTCACCTTTAGTTGTGATGCATATATTTTCTGTTTTCATGGCAGGCTAAAGTGCATGATCTGGCTGGTGATGATTACAGGGCTTCTGTGCTGGAGCCCATTAAAGGATGGATACAGGTTCCCTTCTATGCTTGTTTAGCATTTCTATTCCTTTCATCCTGTAGAATTACTGGATAATTGATTTCTTTACTTATGCATGGTTTATCTTCAGTGATCTCTATTCAtccaaatattgtgttaaattGCGTTATATTAATGGctttagtatattattttgtcCCTGTTTATCATTTAAACCATGATTGATGGGCATTCGACCCAAAGAATGTCATGTAAAAGATGCTTATATCTTTTGTTGTTGACCAGAATATGATTTAATTGACTGAACATTAGTAGCATCtcagtataaaattttaattgtattgTTCTATTATTATTCTTGTATTAATATGATCCATTCCAATGGTCTTTGTATTTATGTGCAAAATTGGATTTCATCTTGTAATCTTATGAAGGGCCTTCATGTTATTGTTGGCACTTGTccaaatttttttagttttctacatgctaccttctctctacagtttGGCCTGTGTTCTTGTGTTACTCGTGGATGATTCCTTGGAGATATATTCTACAGGCTGTGCCTCTCCAGTTCTTGCATgcacttctttcttttcttggtGATTCTGTCTGCTGTGATAGCCCTTTCCCTGGTATCAAATCACCTTTGGCTTCTCTTTCATCATCTAGTAACAGTCCTTCTGAAGGGCTTATTAGATGGCAGTTGCGGCTAGAGTATTTTGCTTATGAAACGTTGCAAGATTTGAGAATAGCCAAACTGTTTGAGATTATCGTGGACTACCCAGACAGGTAATTGCATCTTAACCCCTTTGACCTTTAGATTTGAGTTGCAGAGAGAGTGACAGTTTTAGTTATCAAGTGTTCTGGCTTCAGTTTTGCCATAGAATTAAGGGAGAATGACTATAAGATTTTCACAATGTTTTATTTTCTGTATAGTCGCTTAAGAAATCTAGAATGTAGGGATGACAATTCGTCCTGTGCTTGACCAAATTTTCCCCAATCCTGGCCCACCCTGATTTTGCGTGGGGCGGACTCGGGGATGGGAGGGGAAGAGGCCAAGAGGGTCTCCCCACCCTGAATAATCACATCCCAGATTCTTTTCTGTTTATTAAGCTGGGAAGCATATTGGTGAAGAATCTTGGATTGTGGAatgatttttatgtattttaaattagaaatagaTCTGCATACTGCAAAAATACAATTTCTGCATATCTTAAAGGCAACGTCTATGTTGTATGGATTTTGCGATTTGCTTCTAAGACCTGAATGTGTTTTTGTTGATATGCAACAAATCATCCATCCTCTTTATATTGAGTGTAATGAGTTTGATTCATAATTGGAATTTGCATATATTAATGTTAAGATACTCTTAATAAGTTCCTTAATATTCTCTAGTTATTTTACAAATGCTGCAGCTCCCCTGCGATTGAGGACTTAAAACAGTGCCTTGAATATACTGGACAGCATTCTAAATTGGTTGACTCCTTCATTTCTTCATTGAGATATCGCTTGCTCACTGCTGGTGCCTCCACCAATGACATACTGCATCAGTATGTTTCAACTATTAAAGCACTGCGTACAATTGATCCTGCTGGTGTCTTTCTTGAAGCAGTTGGTGAACCAATAAGAGATTATTTAAGGGGTAGGAAAGACACCATAAAATGCATTGTAACCATGCTTACTGATGGGACTGGCGGGAACCCAAATGGATCTGGAATTACTGGGGATAGCCTTCTTGAAGAATTAAATAGGGATGAGGAAAGTCAAGAAAATGCTGGTGCTGATGATGACTTCCACACTGATGACAAGCAAGCATGGATTAATGCTGTACGGTATGTGTAACTTGCAATTCATGCATTGTAACTTGTGGTTCAAGTTTGCTGATGCATGGTACTTCCTTCACCTTGCTAATAGGAAGAGCTGACATGTTGCTTTGTTTGAGTTTTGCCCTTCCAGCTGGGAGCCTGATCCTGTAGAGGCTGATCCATCAAAGGGCAGTAGGACTCAAAGGAAGGTTGACATATTGGGGATGATTGTTGGCATAATTGGTTCGAAAGACCAACTTGTTAATGAATATCGTGTGATGCTCGCTGAAAAGCTTCTCAACAAATCTGATTATGACATCGACTCAGAGATACGTACTTTGGAACTTCTCAAGGCATGTGATCTAGTATTATTTGTGGTCTTTGTTCCTTTAGTTGGATTTATTCTGCAATGAAGTCTTCATTTCATGTTTGTTCAAATAGTCTACCTTTAACCTTTATTCATTTCCTTCTCATTTTCCAGATACATTTTGGAGAGAGCAGTATGCAGAGGTGTGAAATTATGCTTAATGATTTGATTGATTCCAAGAGAACAAACCATAATATCAAAGCAACAATAAAGTCAACTCAAACAGGTAATTTCATGGAATGTTAAAACTTTTAGCATTTTTTGAGCTCGTCTCTTTCAACAGATTGACAACATcaattaacattttattttgtgtttaCAATTTTCTCTTTTGTTGAATGGATTCTTAGGTCCAGTGCAGCAAGAAACAGGAGTATCTCTGGATATTCTTGATGCCACCATTATATCTACAAACTTTTGGCCTCCAATCCAGGTATTAGGAAAAACTTTGCTTTTGAcacaatgatttttttattaccaCTTTAAATCAGAGGGCTTGTTTCCATGTCCTGCACCATTTGATTAATACTGTTATACATTGTGGTTTCAACTTCagtgtttatatatataatttaaggaCTTGTTGCTTTTAGATCTTGACAGCTGCATCAAGTAATATCATACTCAACAACCTGTACTGCAAAATTTCCTTAAAAGTTTGTTGAATGTTTTGTCCTTTTTTTCAATTGCTACTGATATTCTCTTTTGGTTTTAAGTTTAATCTGTGTTTAAACTTTCACTGTTAGTCTCATGTTACTTCTATGATGATCCTGAAACTGTAAATTTGGTGCATATAAACTACAGAGCTTATATGGCACGTGACCATGAATAATTTTTGGCTTTTGCCCTGAAAATGTCATGACCATTTTTTCATGTAAGCTTCACTGTACAAAGGCATAGATGTATTGTATTTGATGTCAGGACGAGGCACTTAATGTACCTGAGCCTGTTGAAAAACTGCTGGCTGATTATGCCAATAGGTTTCACGAAATCAAGACTCCTCGTAAGTTACTTTGGAAGAAAAATCTTGGCACTGTGAAGGTTAGATTCTTCAAATATCTTTGCATTTTTCTCCTCCTATTTTGCACCtctcaaaatatatatacactTTCATCATGGTTATTTTGTTTTAGCTGGAGTTGCAATTTGAAGATAGAGCGATGCAGTTGACAGTGTCCCCTGTACATGCTGCAATTATCATGCAATTTCAAGATCAAACAAGGTAGGCTTAAGAATCATTTCAACAAATAGCATGCTATTCATTCATTGTTTTAcagattttcttttcttcttcagtTGGACCGCTGGTAGGCTTGCATCTGCTATTGGGTTACCAGTGGATGTACTCAATCGAAGGATAAATTTTTGGATAAGTAAGGTAGGTCTAAAAAAGTGCTTTACATGTTGGTTTTTGATGACTATTAtatctttcttttgttttttaagACTGATATAATAGAAACCCCTGGCGGATTGTTTAACAGACTAGAAATCCAATTGGCTGAGCAAAGTGTTTGCCATTGTTACAGATGGGCAAGCCAGTATTGGTTTTTCTGTTTGTTCCCCCCCCCACCCATTCTATAATTTGCTGTCTAATTGTATACTTTGCCATTTTACTTGAGCTGTATTTTTCTTAGTAGAAATGCACCTCATGGTTGAGCATGTTCTATTATGTGTGCTGATAGATGTGAAAATTCCAAGGACTAAATATTAGGAGGTAAATGATTCTTTTCACTACTTTTTTGGATCTAGGGAATTCTTGCAGAATCAATTGGGGCAGATGCTAATGACCATGTATTTACCCTTGTGGAAGGCATGGTTGATGCTGGTAAGAATGGTGGTAACAGTGGCAACGGTGAGGAACTGCTTGTTGGTGATGAGGAGGGAGAGAGATCTGTAGCCTCTGTTGAGGACCAAATCCGCAAGGAAATGACTGTGTATGAGGTATGTGCTATGACGTAAAGTTTCTGGGTAATCATTGTTATTTATCAATGCATTTTAGGAGTATTGTTTTAAACTGTTCTGGGAATATGTTTAGTTTGTTCTTGGTACAACTCATCCTTCAAAGGTCGTTCCAAATTAGCCTCTTTCATCTACTGACTAAGATTGAGCAAAATATGGCTACTTTGCCTCTTGTCAAGGCCACTGTTATATAACTCTCTGCTTGCCTGGATTGAGTTACAATTGGAAAGTTTTATGGCTAGTTCCATAGTATTGTATGTATGAGGGctttaatttgatttagttGCTACTCTTCCTGGCAATGTGGTTGCAATATAATATGTTCTTGATTAAAATTATCTAGACATTTTAGAAATATTTCAGGTTTGCTCTATTTGATGGGTAAAATGGGTTTGGGATGGCCATGGAGGAAGTCTGGGTCATTCAGTGGTCAAGTAAGAAACATTAGAATTCAAATGAAAATCTGGATGTTGTGCATTTGGAGTTTTGACATTTTTTTGTCTCATATATTCTCTCCTTAAATTTCTAAAGGGCATTTGGCTTTTCTGTAGAAATTTATAATGGGGATGCTCACAAATTTCGGCAGCATGGCATTGGATCGCATCCACAACACTCTCAAGGTGAgaatggttttaacaagtcaaAGTAGAGATATTTGCTTAGTCACCTCAcgttaaaaaaaaatgttgcaGATGTTTTGTGTAGCTGATCCTCCTTATGACAAGTCACTCCAGCAGCTGCAGAGCTTTTTATCGGGTTTAGTTTCTGAAGAGAAGTTAGAACTGAGAGATGGAATGTACTTCTTGAAGAAGTAACTGAGTCAATATGCTCATATTGCTTCCTCCATAATCACGCAAGTGAATTTTGCTTCGTAACTGTATCATCTACTATGCACTGCAACTTTCACGTCATCATCCTCTAGTGAGGTTTCACTGTTATCATCAGCAATACTAAATGGCCTTCTGACTAATATACTCTGCTCGAGTGTGCTAAGAGCTTTCTGTTGTGCAAGATGGAACAATTTCTGAAATCTTTCATGGACTGCAAAGGGATCACTGAGAAGATTGCTCTCGTATTCTCACAAGATGGACGGATTATATTGACGTGGATCTATTGTTCAAATGCAAAGGTTTCCTTGGTCGCAAAGAGATTGCAGTTAATCTCCTTTCACGTCTATTGTGGATCTGTAAGTTGAAATATGTTGGCTTGTAATATTATCATGGAGTAGATAAAATTTTTTACGATATTGATCCTATGTTCTGGAATCTAGAGATCTGtgacaattcaatttaattgatttcttgttttgttAATTTTCATGTTTCAACCGATTTATGTTGTCTTCCTAATAATCCGTTTGAGCCTAAATAAGGAAGTCATTACCGATATTGATATTTGTAGCATGAGTAAACTACAAAATAGTCTGATGATGTGCATAATTAATGAGTAAACTCGTGTAGTTCGAGACTTGAATGATTTAGCtcttataattaaaaagtattaACTATTTGTCGTTCTATTTAACCTTCTCTAATCCATCTTTTTTTACCTCTCCTCTCTATACCCTCTCTTTCAATTTATAATTGGagggtttttttctttttttctttttttcttttttttaaaaaggttTAATTCCATAAATTAAGTCAAAAGTTTCACATTTCTGCAATCCAAGACTAAGATCGCTGTTTCCACAACCTATTAGACTTTTGAGGACAGCTCGAGAAGAAATCTGACACGCCCTTCTGCTGGATTGCAAGAAAAAAAGCTATAAAACTACTTGTTGGAGGTCGTCACCATTGTCAACCAATGCATCGGCCTCGGGTTGAGAGAGATGTAGGTCATGGATTTTGGAACCATGGCGGATAAGTTATCTATGGAGATTATTCTATTTTAacttatttactatttttagtagtcataaaaaaaattgataaaacgaATTAAATTACCATTCACTTTATTTGAACATAAAAAACTCATGCAATAACTCATTATTCTAGATTTAGagatttctttatttattatgcTATTTCTCCAAATTTATGTTACTAATTAATGCAAGATTTGATTATAGTTTTTCTTGTGATAATTTAGAAAACTGCAGTTGTTTAAAATCCGACTGATACTAACTGGGCTGAGAAACAGACATTCTTAATATGATAAGTAAttatttctaaataaaatatttcataatttttatatattttatttttttatttatattagaagagaattttttttattatatttattttaaagatattaaattttattaaatattgagatttttaaaaataaaataaaattaaatagagttattacaatgtgaaaaagaaaaataaataataattttaaaatagaaaaaaaatatataaaaattatagtaatATAAAATAAGATATAT
The Manihot esculenta cultivar AM560-2 chromosome 1, M.esculenta_v8, whole genome shotgun sequence genome window above contains:
- the LOC110625342 gene encoding anaphase-promoting complex subunit 2 isoform X1 encodes the protein MEELTPSICNLGILDAISDDSIHEILEAYAGFCAATIALLNVAGDHSVKPEFVSHVHSLCKHGLYSLVRDLFLKSLEETFEKKGSSKFWQHFDAYDNVANLEKIETPIFYQELQHVLGRALEEISSEKKYQEKCLLVLVHALQSYKECSSEEKYNPNDQRSYLFSKYQLMVSSVLMASIPRHFPEILHWYFKGRLEELSIIMDGEFNGDGDSPDKDDMDLDEKSKLSSRNGEMDIDGCYLQGKFTENNKLVRNIGKVVRDLRNLGFTSMTEDAYASAIFLLLKAKVHDLAGDDYRASVLEPIKGWIQAVPLQFLHALLSFLGDSVCCDSPFPGIKSPLASLSSSSNSPSEGLIRWQLRLEYFAYETLQDLRIAKLFEIIVDYPDSSPAIEDLKQCLEYTGQHSKLVDSFISSLRYRLLTAGASTNDILHQYVSTIKALRTIDPAGVFLEAVGEPIRDYLRGRKDTIKCIVTMLTDGTGGNPNGSGITGDSLLEELNRDEESQENAGADDDFHTDDKQAWINAVRWEPDPVEADPSKGSRTQRKVDILGMIVGIIGSKDQLVNEYRVMLAEKLLNKSDYDIDSEIRTLELLKIHFGESSMQRCEIMLNDLIDSKRTNHNIKATIKSTQTGPVQQETGVSLDILDATIISTNFWPPIQDEALNVPEPVEKLLADYANRFHEIKTPRKLLWKKNLGTVKLELQFEDRAMQLTVSPVHAAIIMQFQDQTSWTAGRLASAIGLPVDVLNRRINFWISKGILAESIGADANDHVFTLVEGMVDAGKNGGNSGNGEELLVGDEEGERSVASVEDQIRKEMTVYEKFIMGMLTNFGSMALDRIHNTLKMFCVADPPYDKSLQQLQSFLSGLVSEEKLELRDGMYFLKK
- the LOC110625342 gene encoding anaphase-promoting complex subunit 2 isoform X3, giving the protein MEELTPSICNLGILDAISDDSIHEILEAYAGFCAATIALLNVAGDHSVKPEFVSHVHSLCKHGLYSLVRDLFLKSLEETFEKKGSSKFWQHFDAYDNVANLEKIETPIFYQELQHVLGRALEEISSEKKYQEKCLLVLVHALQSYKECSSEEKYNPNDQRSYLFSKYQLMVSSVLMASIPRHFPEILHWYFKGRLEELSIIMDGEFNGDGDSPDKDDMDLDEKSKLSSRNGEMDIDGCYLQGKFTENNKLVRNIGKVVRDLRNLGFTSMTEDAYASAIFLLLKAKVHDLAGDDYRASVLEPIKGWIQAVPLQFLHALLSFLGDSVCCDSPFPGIKSPLASLSSSSNSPSEGLIRWQLRLEYFAYETLQDLRIAKLFEIIVDYPDSSPAIEDLKQCLEYTGQHSKLVDSFISSLRYRLLTAGASTNDILHQYVSTIKALRTIDPAGVFLEAVGEPIRDYLRGRKDTIKCIVTMLTDGTGGNPNGSGITGDSLLEELNRDEESQENAGADDDFHTDDKQAWINAVRWEPDPVEADPSKGSRTQRKVDILGMIVGIIGSKDQLVNEYRVMLAEKLLNKSDYDIDSEIRTLELLKIHFGESSMQRCEIMLNDLIDSKRTNHNIKATIKSTQTGPVQQETGVSLDILDATIISTNFWPPIQDEALNVPEPVEKLLADYANRFHEIKTPRKLLWKKNLGTVKLELQFEDRAMQLTVSPVHAAIIMQFQDQTSWTAGRLASAIGLPVDVLNRRINFWISK
- the LOC110625342 gene encoding anaphase-promoting complex subunit 2 isoform X2, which translates into the protein MEELTPSICNLGILDAISDDSIHEILEAYAGFCAATIALLNVAGDHSVKPEFVSHVHSLCKHGLYSLVRDLFLKSLEETFEKKGSSKFWQHFDAYDNVANLEKIETPIFYQELQHVLGRALEEISSEKKYQEKCLLVLVHALQSYKECSSEEKYNPNDQRSYLFSKYQLMVSSVLMASIPRHFPEILHWYFKGRLEELSIIMDGEFNGDGDSPDKDDMDLDEKSKLSSRNGEMDIDGCYLQGKFTENNKLVRNIGKVVRDLRNLGFTSMTEDAYASAIFLLLKAKVHDLAGDDYRASVLEPIKGWIQAVPLQFLHALLSFLGDSVCCDSPFPGIKSPLASLSSSSNSPSEGLIRWQLRLEYFAYETLQDLRIAKLFEIIVDYPDSSPAIEDLKQCLEYTGQHSKLVDSFISSLRYRLLTAGASTNDILHQYVSTIKALRTIDPAGVFLEAVGEPIRDYLRGRKDTIKCIVTMLTDGTGGNPNGSGITGDSLLEELNRDEESQENAGADDDFHTDDKQAWINAVRWEPDPVEADPSKGSRTQRKVDILGMIVGIIGSKDQLVNEYRVMLAEKLLNKSDYDIDSEIRTLELLKIHFGESSMQRCEIMLNDLIDSKRTNHNIKATIKSTQTGPVQQETGVSLDILDATIISTNFWPPIQDEALNVPEPVEKLLADYANRFHEIKTPRKLLWKKNLGTVKLELQFEDRAMQLTVSPVHAAIIMQFQDQTSWTAGRLASAIGLPVDVLNRRINFWISKKCTSWLSMFYYVC